In Methanonatronarchaeum thermophilum, a genomic segment contains:
- a CDS encoding sodium-dependent transporter translates to MFERENWATRMGFILAAVGSAVGLGNIWRFPFQVGQEGGAAFLLIYLLFIFAIGFPAMLVEFVIGRRSQRNPINAFEELGYKKWMFAGAIGVVTAFVILAFYSVVGGWVFRYAGASLTGAYFADPTAYFNSIAMGYDALAFHAVFMLLTGGIVFFGIKRGIEIAVKLMVPAIVVLLIFLGIYALTLEGAMDGISWYLEPDFAVLAENWTSILPAAAGQAFFTLSLGMGAMITYSSYLGEDKNLGKDGASIVGLDTLIAIMTGFVVFPILFTIGVSPGEGGAGELFVGLGGAIAELPGIAAEVVGFLFFFTVLIAALSSAISILEVVVSFIVDNFRIDRKIAASAVSLAIFLTGVPVALDLYWLDIYDHLTAYILLPLGMFFLVVFVGWIYEEAEEELAKGVGNRSLIRAWLWHVRIPILIIIGIVLLLNFDWYLAEYAGVSYIDWITGLF, encoded by the coding sequence ATGTTTGAACGAGAAAACTGGGCAACCCGGATGGGTTTTATCCTGGCTGCAGTAGGTAGCGCAGTCGGGTTGGGAAACATATGGCGTTTCCCTTTCCAGGTTGGACAAGAAGGTGGTGCAGCGTTTCTATTGATCTACCTATTGTTTATTTTTGCAATAGGTTTCCCCGCAATGCTCGTCGAATTCGTCATCGGACGTAGATCACAGCGTAATCCAATTAACGCTTTTGAAGAACTTGGTTACAAGAAATGGATGTTCGCGGGAGCAATAGGTGTTGTAACAGCCTTTGTGATACTTGCTTTTTACAGCGTTGTCGGTGGATGGGTCTTCCGATATGCTGGAGCAAGCCTCACAGGAGCCTACTTCGCAGACCCTACGGCCTATTTTAATTCAATAGCCATGGGGTATGACGCCCTAGCATTCCACGCCGTATTCATGTTGTTAACCGGAGGAATTGTTTTCTTCGGAATAAAACGTGGTATAGAGATAGCGGTTAAACTAATGGTTCCAGCAATAGTCGTTTTACTAATATTCCTTGGAATATATGCATTAACACTAGAAGGCGCTATGGACGGTATTTCATGGTATCTAGAACCTGATTTCGCTGTTCTAGCTGAAAACTGGACATCGATATTACCTGCTGCTGCAGGACAGGCATTCTTTACCTTATCGCTTGGTATGGGTGCAATGATAACCTATTCTTCTTATTTAGGTGAAGACAAAAACTTAGGTAAAGATGGTGCTTCAATCGTTGGTCTAGACACATTGATAGCTATAATGACCGGTTTCGTCGTTTTCCCAATACTTTTCACAATAGGAGTTTCACCAGGCGAAGGTGGAGCAGGAGAACTCTTCGTAGGCCTTGGGGGAGCAATCGCTGAATTACCAGGAATTGCTGCTGAAGTAGTAGGTTTCTTGTTCTTCTTTACAGTACTGATAGCAGCTTTATCCAGTGCAATAAGCATACTCGAGGTAGTTGTTTCATTCATCGTTGACAACTTCCGAATAGACAGAAAGATAGCAGCCAGCGCAGTCAGCCTAGCAATATTCCTAACAGGAGTTCCAGTGGCGTTGGACCTATATTGGCTCGATATATACGATCACCTAACAGCGTACATATTACTACCACTCGGTATGTTCTTCCTAGTGGTATTCGTTGGATGGATTTACGAAGAAGCCGAAGAAGAACTGGCCAAGGGAGTTGGTAACAGAAGCCTCATAAGAGCATGGCTCTGGCACGTAAGAATCCCAATACTAATCATTATAGGCATAGTGTTACTACTCAACTTTGATTGGTATCTAGCTGAATACGCTGGAGTAAGCTACATAGACTGGATAACTGGACTGTTCTAA
- a CDS encoding DUF401 family protein has product MLALTGVILGLLIIIALVRIKIDYGIAMVIGALTVAITSQLTPTQLIESTINTLRDPSTIDLIVLVIFINMIGVGMKETGQIDRVLDGFRSLMSRRGTVGAIPAIFGLLPMPGGALMSAPVMEPEADKLGSTNEEKTVINFWFRHFFFFIFPFSPDLVLAARLGEVSIYQLILIQIPVAIIALILGYIFYIRPLKKGDIEGNKGYYNGTWTVIYGLAPILIAIALYGVTGISLRYFVPLAFLLLIIQNIQRLKPKKTIKIMKEGFPPNLVLAVFGIMFFREILTETGSLEIIVDISRAIGIPIELIVLLIPFIIAMVTGIGMAAIGISFPLIIPFIPELQPIHISILFVSCFLGYLASPVHLCLVVTTEYFNSDLIKNLKQIAKPISILLIYNLILVLIFL; this is encoded by the coding sequence ATGCTTGCTTTAACAGGAGTTATACTCGGATTACTAATCATAATCGCATTAGTTAGAATAAAAATAGATTACGGAATCGCTATGGTTATAGGGGCATTAACCGTAGCGATTACAAGCCAGCTCACCCCAACACAACTAATCGAATCCACTATAAACACACTGAGAGACCCAAGCACAATAGACCTAATCGTATTGGTAATATTCATAAACATGATCGGAGTCGGAATGAAAGAAACCGGCCAGATAGACCGAGTATTAGATGGATTCCGATCATTAATGTCGCGCAGAGGAACAGTAGGGGCAATACCAGCAATCTTCGGCCTACTACCAATGCCTGGTGGCGCTTTAATGTCAGCACCAGTAATGGAGCCAGAAGCAGATAAACTAGGCTCAACAAATGAAGAAAAAACCGTAATAAACTTCTGGTTCAGACATTTCTTTTTCTTCATATTCCCCTTCTCACCAGACCTAGTTCTAGCAGCAAGATTAGGAGAAGTAAGTATATACCAACTAATATTAATACAAATACCAGTAGCAATAATAGCACTAATACTAGGATACATCTTCTACATACGACCATTAAAAAAAGGAGATATAGAGGGAAATAAAGGATATTACAACGGAACATGGACAGTTATCTACGGTTTAGCCCCAATACTAATAGCAATAGCATTATACGGCGTAACAGGTATAAGCCTGCGATACTTCGTACCACTAGCCTTCCTCCTCCTAATAATACAAAACATACAACGCCTAAAACCCAAAAAAACAATAAAAATAATGAAGGAAGGATTCCCACCAAACCTAGTGCTCGCTGTATTCGGAATAATGTTCTTTAGAGAAATATTAACAGAAACCGGCTCACTAGAAATAATCGTAGACATATCAAGAGCAATAGGAATCCCAATCGAACTAATAGTACTACTAATACCATTCATAATCGCCATGGTGACCGGAATAGGTATGGCAGCAATTGGAATATCATTCCCACTAATAATACCATTCATACCCGAACTCCAACCAATACACATAAGCATACTATTCGTATCCTGCTTCCTCGGATACCTCGCATCACCAGTGCACCTATGCCTAGTCGTAACAACCGAATACTTCAACTCAGACCTAATAAAAAACCTAAAACAAATAGCAAAACCAATCTCAATACTACTAATATACAACCTAATACTCGTCTTAATATTCCTTTAA
- a CDS encoding sugar phosphate nucleotidyltransferase, translating into MDAIVLAGGFATRLWPLTKDKAKPLLPLGKREIVDYLLKEIVREDRVDKVYLSTNKKFQQDFERYIESNGYSNVEVVVEDSLKEGEKPGAIGALHQIVTSKNLKGPLLIVAGDNYVSFSLSDFIDFYSDGDGSCLAAYDLDEDPSQFGVLEVRGERVVDFEEKPKEPLSNLISIAFYILSERGVENLSRYMDEGLNPDSPGYFIEWLVNHEEVRAFKFEGNWFDIGTSKGYIDAYTTVVGENTFVSSEIENSEIKQTYIESSKIKNSTIKESIIVGNSEIKNCKLNRAIIDGKKLVGEKIENKILSNKKQKQKN; encoded by the coding sequence ATGGATGCTATTGTACTTGCAGGTGGATTTGCAACAAGGCTATGGCCTTTAACCAAAGACAAAGCCAAACCTTTATTGCCGTTAGGTAAACGCGAAATAGTTGATTATTTATTGAAGGAGATAGTTAGGGAAGACCGTGTCGACAAGGTATACCTATCCACCAACAAAAAATTTCAACAGGATTTCGAGAGATATATAGAATCCAATGGATACAGTAACGTTGAGGTAGTTGTTGAAGACTCTTTGAAGGAGGGGGAGAAACCTGGAGCCATTGGAGCCCTACACCAGATAGTTACGTCGAAAAACTTGAAAGGCCCATTATTGATAGTTGCTGGAGATAACTATGTTTCATTCTCACTTTCAGATTTCATAGATTTCTATTCAGATGGAGATGGTTCGTGTTTAGCCGCCTATGATTTGGATGAGGATCCAAGCCAGTTTGGAGTGCTAGAGGTACGTGGTGAAAGGGTTGTAGATTTTGAAGAAAAACCTAAAGAACCTCTGTCTAATTTGATCAGTATCGCTTTCTATATATTATCGGAGAGAGGAGTTGAAAACCTCAGTCGGTATATGGATGAGGGTTTAAATCCAGATTCACCGGGATATTTTATAGAATGGTTGGTTAACCATGAGGAGGTTAGGGCTTTCAAGTTTGAAGGAAACTGGTTCGACATTGGAACTTCAAAAGGATATATAGATGCTTACACGACCGTTGTTGGAGAAAACACATTTGTATCCTCCGAAATAGAGAACTCAGAAATAAAGCAGACATACATTGAAAGCTCTAAAATAAAGAATTCAACTATCAAGGAAAGCATCATCGTAGGCAACTCAGAAATAAAAAACTGCAAACTCAACAGAGCCATAATAGATGGAAAAAAACTGGTTGGAGAAAAAATAGAAAACAAAATCCTCAGCAACAAAAAACAAAAACAAAAAAACTAA